A single window of Streptomyces aquilus DNA harbors:
- a CDS encoding phosphatase PAP2 family protein, with amino-acid sequence MKDLSRKKPGGPHPSSRTLSGGNPSVDLCVLESRGPAREVEHIHRKVVRPGNRTPQREGGGDRMPHAETPGSETAPSTRLRWWTELPLILLVYACYSAGRLLARGDVTHAVDHGLAILRVEKFLHLNAEHPLNRLFTREAWLGVPADFWYASLHYLVTPAILIWLFRSHAVRYRAARTWLMTSTFIGLIGFTLLPTCPPRLLSPGHGFVDTMAQYSSYGWWGGEASAPRGMGGMTNQYAAMPSLHVGWALWCGVMLWRYGGTRITKAAGVAYPLITMIVVMGTANHYFLDAVAGAAVMGVGLLLAPLVLRAADGVKGRVATVLTPATAGTGAAQASIVSDGCQTSAGERIPRQRESRIGAGPEPSAAPTDAGDGAPAAAR; translated from the coding sequence ATGAAGGACCTTTCGAGGAAAAAACCGGGCGGGCCGCACCCATCATCGCGCACCCTGTCCGGGGGCAACCCGTCGGTCGATCTCTGCGTCCTAGAGAGCCGGGGGCCCGCGCGCGAGGTCGAACACATACACCGTAAAGTGGTAAGACCGGGCAACCGGACGCCGCAACGAGAAGGGGGAGGCGATCGGATGCCGCACGCCGAGACACCGGGCAGCGAGACGGCCCCGAGTACCCGGCTGCGCTGGTGGACCGAGCTGCCGCTGATCCTCCTGGTGTACGCCTGCTACTCCGCGGGCCGGCTCCTGGCCCGAGGTGACGTCACGCACGCCGTGGACCACGGCCTGGCGATCCTGCGCGTGGAGAAGTTCCTCCACCTCAACGCCGAGCACCCGCTCAACCGGCTGTTCACCCGCGAGGCCTGGCTGGGCGTCCCGGCCGACTTCTGGTACGCGTCGCTGCACTACCTGGTCACCCCGGCGATCCTGATCTGGCTGTTCCGGTCGCACGCCGTGCGCTACCGCGCCGCCCGCACCTGGCTGATGACGTCCACGTTCATCGGTCTGATCGGCTTCACCCTGCTGCCCACCTGCCCGCCCCGCCTCCTCTCCCCGGGCCACGGCTTCGTCGACACCATGGCCCAGTACAGCTCGTACGGCTGGTGGGGCGGCGAGGCGAGCGCGCCCCGTGGCATGGGCGGCATGACGAACCAGTACGCGGCCATGCCGAGCCTGCACGTGGGCTGGGCGCTGTGGTGCGGGGTCATGCTGTGGCGGTACGGCGGGACGCGTATCACCAAGGCCGCCGGTGTCGCCTACCCGCTGATCACCATGATCGTGGTCATGGGCACCGCCAACCACTACTTCCTGGACGCCGTCGCGGGCGCCGCCGTCATGGGTGTCGGGCTGCTGCTGGCGCCGCTCGTGCTGCGGGCCGCGGACGGGGTGAAGGGGCGTGTGGCGACGGTTCTCACGCCTGCCACCGCGGGCACTGGGGCCGCACAGGCCTCAATTGTCAGTGACGGATGCCAGACTTCCGCGGGTGAGCGAATTCCACGGCAGCGCGAGTCACGGATCGGAGCGGGACCCGAGCCGAGTGCCGCCCCCACGGACGCGGGGGACGGCGCTCCGGCAGCAGCTCGCTGA
- a CDS encoding bifunctional DNA primase/polymerase has product MSDTRIEPFSDRSDVCGVTADGAAWLASAGTYPRSTLALWRERPDAPVVLPCGASFDVVSAPAIFGRRMLDRLWGDGPGSGPVAMFRGRMLLFAAPGTAYRLPSLLQWEECGRTGAIPPLLCHGNGDAVTLPAPLPTRTTPTPFDSRWLVAPDTRHPWLPGPEILLWAAVRAARAAVRISIFPPADQDAKVYDVSRRR; this is encoded by the coding sequence ATGAGCGACACACGCATCGAGCCGTTCTCCGACCGTTCCGACGTCTGCGGGGTCACTGCGGACGGTGCGGCCTGGCTCGCCTCGGCAGGAACGTATCCGCGAAGCACGCTCGCCCTCTGGCGGGAGCGCCCGGACGCCCCGGTGGTGCTGCCGTGCGGCGCCTCGTTCGACGTCGTGAGCGCGCCCGCCATCTTCGGGCGCCGGATGCTCGACCGGTTATGGGGCGACGGGCCGGGCTCGGGGCCGGTGGCGATGTTCCGGGGCCGGATGCTGCTGTTCGCGGCGCCGGGCACCGCGTACCGGCTGCCGTCGCTGTTGCAGTGGGAGGAGTGCGGCCGCACGGGCGCGATCCCGCCACTGCTGTGCCACGGCAACGGCGACGCGGTGACGCTCCCCGCGCCCCTGCCGACCCGCACCACGCCGACCCCGTTCGACAGCCGCTGGCTGGTCGCCCCGGACACCCGTCACCCCTGGTTGCCGGGCCCCGAGATCCTGCTCTGGGCGGCCGTACGGGCGGCCCGCGCGGCCGTGCGGATATCGATTTTTCCTCCCGCCGATCAGGATGCTAAGGTCTACGACGTCAGCAGGCGCCGCTAG
- a CDS encoding histidine phosphatase family protein, whose amino-acid sequence MAPRILLARHGQTAWSLAGKHTGRTDVPLLEEGRRGAKLLGERLHRPPLDGLPGVEVRTSPLARARETCELAGFGERASTWDTLVEWDYGGYEGMTPDEIQAVNPGWLIWRDGVPGGETLAEVTARADEVVAWAREADRDVLVFAHGHMLRSIGARWLGLPLDFAARIRLNPTSLSVLGWAYGEPAIESWNDTGHLAG is encoded by the coding sequence ATGGCACCGCGCATCCTGCTCGCCCGGCACGGCCAGACCGCATGGTCCCTGGCGGGCAAACATACGGGCAGGACGGATGTGCCGCTGCTGGAGGAGGGCCGGCGTGGCGCCAAACTCCTCGGCGAGCGCCTGCACCGGCCGCCGCTGGACGGCCTCCCGGGCGTCGAGGTGCGCACCAGCCCGCTGGCACGCGCGCGGGAGACCTGCGAACTCGCCGGGTTCGGCGAGCGCGCCAGCACATGGGACACGCTGGTCGAGTGGGACTACGGCGGGTACGAGGGCATGACCCCGGACGAGATCCAGGCCGTGAACCCCGGCTGGCTCATCTGGCGCGACGGCGTCCCCGGGGGCGAGACCCTGGCGGAGGTCACCGCCCGCGCGGACGAGGTGGTGGCATGGGCCCGCGAGGCGGACCGGGACGTCCTGGTCTTCGCCCACGGCCACATGCTGCGCTCCATAGGGGCGCGCTGGCTGGGCCTGCCGCTCGACTTCGCCGCCCGGATCAGGCTGAACCCGACGTCGCTGTCGGTGCTGGGCTGGGCGTACGGGGAGCCGGCGATCGAGAGCTGGAACGACACGGGCCACCTGGCGGGCTAG
- a CDS encoding AAA domain-containing protein, with amino-acid sequence MTTVSELFDPGRVAAAATDAILRDTLHGEARGVVVDSPPGAGKSTLVVRAALELADAGRPLMVVAQTNAQVDDLVLRLAEKNPDLPVGRLHSSDTDAYDKALDELPNVRKSAKAAELTGLPITISTAAKWAHVKVDEPWEHAIVDEAYQMRSDSLLAVAGLFRRALFVGDPGQLDPFAIVGSEQWAGLSYDPSASAVTTLLAHNPELPQHRLPVSWRLPASAAPLVSAAFYPYTPFRSGTDHGDRALSFAIPSDGSGPDRVIDEAAESGWGLLELPARHTPRTDPEAVRAVATVVRRLLDRGGAATSERSPDPSPLTADRIAVGTAHRDQAAAIRAALTELGVTDVTVDTANRLQGREYDVTVVLHPLSGRPDATAFHLETGRLCVLASRHRHACIVVCRAGVGDLLDDYPSTEPVQLGTLVKFPDGWEANHAVLAHLAEHRVVWQP; translated from the coding sequence GTGACCACCGTCTCCGAGCTCTTCGACCCCGGCAGGGTGGCCGCCGCGGCCACCGACGCGATCCTCCGCGACACGCTGCACGGCGAGGCGCGCGGGGTCGTCGTCGACTCCCCGCCCGGCGCCGGCAAGTCCACGCTGGTCGTCCGCGCGGCCCTCGAACTGGCCGACGCGGGCCGCCCGCTGATGGTGGTGGCACAGACGAACGCCCAGGTCGACGACCTGGTGCTGCGGCTCGCCGAGAAGAACCCGGACCTCCCGGTCGGCCGCCTGCACAGCAGCGACACGGACGCGTACGACAAGGCGCTGGACGAGCTGCCGAACGTACGCAAGTCGGCGAAGGCGGCCGAGCTGACCGGGCTGCCGATCACGATCTCCACGGCCGCCAAGTGGGCGCACGTCAAGGTCGACGAGCCGTGGGAGCACGCGATCGTCGACGAGGCGTACCAGATGCGCTCGGACTCCCTGCTCGCCGTCGCGGGCCTGTTCCGGCGGGCGCTGTTCGTGGGCGACCCCGGCCAGCTGGACCCGTTCGCGATCGTGGGCAGCGAGCAGTGGGCGGGTCTGTCGTACGACCCCTCGGCATCCGCGGTCACGACCCTCCTCGCGCACAACCCGGAGCTCCCCCAGCACCGCCTCCCGGTGTCCTGGCGGCTCCCGGCCTCGGCCGCGCCCCTGGTCTCGGCCGCCTTCTACCCGTACACCCCGTTCCGCAGCGGCACCGACCACGGCGACCGCGCCCTGTCCTTCGCGATCCCCTCGGACGGCTCGGGCCCGGACCGGGTCATCGACGAGGCGGCGGAGTCCGGCTGGGGCCTGCTGGAGCTGCCCGCCCGGCACACCCCGCGCACCGACCCGGAGGCGGTGCGGGCGGTGGCGACGGTCGTCCGACGCCTGCTGGACCGGGGCGGCGCGGCGACCTCGGAACGCTCCCCGGACCCGTCCCCGCTCACCGCCGACCGCATCGCCGTCGGCACGGCCCACCGCGACCAGGCGGCGGCGATCCGCGCGGCCCTCACCGAGCTGGGCGTCACGGACGTCACCGTCGACACGGCGAACCGCCTCCAGGGCCGCGAGTACGACGTCACGGTCGTCCTGCACCCCCTGTCCGGCCGCCCCGACGCCACGGCGTTCCACCTGGAGACCGGCCGCCTCTGCGTCCTGGCCTCCCGCCACCGGCACGCGTGCATCGTGGTCTGCCGGGCGGGCGTGGGCGACCTCCTGGACGACTATCCGTCGACGGAGCCGGTACAGCTGGGGACGCTGGTGAAGTTCCCGGACGGGTGGGAGGCGAACCATGCGGTGCTGGCGCATCTGGCGGAGCACCGGGTGGTCTGGCAGCCATGA